The Streptomyces aurantiacus genome includes a region encoding these proteins:
- a CDS encoding PQQ-dependent sugar dehydrogenase: MKSRTCRVEGILIVQRRAVTAVLAAAALLLTAGCSSGDGEDPGDGNSAPASSPEPGTSASASGRAGEEAPPPAKGSVKVVRTVTEGLKTPWGLAPLPEGDLLVSSRDEGTITRVDGETGKKTELGSVPGVAPAGEGGLMGLALSPSYASDHMVYAYFTSDSDNRIVRMLYDEKRPAGEQLGAPDTVFRGIPKGTNHNGGRIAFGPDKMLYAGTGETYVTELAQDKKSTGGKILRLTPDGEPAPGNPFDSPVYSYGHRNVQGLAWDSKQRLFASEFGQDTWDELNHIKPGDNYGWPDAEGKSDDSEYHSPVDQWKTDEASPSGIAYAEGSIWMAGLRGKRLWRIPLDGTEASAESQAFLEDDYGRLRTVVSAGGNKLWLVTSETDGRGTPGSGDDRILQLEVT, from the coding sequence ATGAAAAGTAGAACCTGCCGCGTCGAAGGGATCCTGATCGTGCAACGTCGAGCTGTGACGGCTGTGTTGGCCGCGGCCGCGCTCCTGCTGACGGCCGGGTGCTCCTCCGGTGACGGGGAGGATCCGGGCGACGGCAACAGCGCGCCCGCGAGCAGCCCGGAGCCGGGGACGTCGGCCTCGGCCTCCGGACGGGCGGGCGAGGAGGCGCCGCCTCCCGCCAAGGGCTCCGTGAAGGTCGTGCGGACCGTCACCGAAGGCCTGAAGACACCCTGGGGGCTCGCGCCGCTTCCCGAGGGCGACCTCCTGGTGTCCTCGCGGGACGAGGGGACGATCACCAGGGTCGACGGCGAGACCGGGAAGAAGACCGAGCTGGGCTCGGTCCCGGGAGTCGCTCCCGCCGGGGAGGGCGGCCTGATGGGCCTGGCCCTGTCCCCGTCGTACGCGTCGGACCACATGGTCTACGCGTACTTCACGTCGGACTCCGACAACCGCATCGTGCGCATGCTGTACGACGAGAAGAGGCCGGCCGGTGAGCAGCTGGGCGCACCCGACACGGTGTTCAGGGGCATCCCGAAGGGCACGAACCACAACGGCGGCCGGATCGCCTTCGGCCCGGACAAGATGCTCTACGCGGGCACGGGCGAGACGTACGTGACCGAGCTGGCCCAGGACAAGAAGTCGACGGGCGGCAAGATCCTGCGTCTGACGCCGGACGGCGAACCGGCGCCGGGCAACCCGTTCGACTCACCCGTGTACTCGTACGGCCACCGCAACGTGCAGGGCCTGGCCTGGGACAGCAAGCAGCGCCTGTTCGCCTCGGAGTTCGGCCAGGACACATGGGACGAGCTGAACCACATCAAGCCGGGTGACAACTACGGCTGGCCGGACGCGGAGGGCAAGTCCGACGACTCCGAGTACCACAGCCCGGTCGACCAGTGGAAGACCGACGAGGCCTCCCCGAGCGGCATCGCCTATGCCGAGGGCTCGATCTGGATGGCGGGCCTGCGCGGCAAGCGGCTGTGGCGCATCCCGCTCGACGGCACCGAGGCGTCGGCGGAGTCCCAGGCCTTCCTGGAGGACGACTACGGCCGTCTGCGCACCGTGGTCTCGGCGGGCGGCAACAAGCTGTGGCTGGTCACGAGCGAGACGGACGGCAGGGGGACCCCCGGCAGCGGGGACGACCGGATTCTGCAGCTGGAGGTGACGTAG
- a CDS encoding TetR/AcrR family transcriptional regulator, whose protein sequence is MRQGLAEKRQAIVRGARRVFGRDGYTRAAVDSIAEEAGVSSRTIYNHFPEGKAQLFRVVVVEGSEEVVRALHDAVDRRLHKVTDLEADLVAFAHAWTSPMHLYPDHFAVVRQLRAEVGHIPQEFLDAWRASGPDRALEEVAVRFRELSEEGLLDAPDPRRAATHFLQLAVGELSDRTYQGAVPVTDEERDELIASGVRAFLRGYERR, encoded by the coding sequence GTGAGGCAAGGGCTCGCGGAGAAGCGGCAGGCGATCGTGCGGGGAGCCCGCCGTGTCTTCGGGCGCGACGGCTACACCCGCGCCGCCGTCGACTCCATCGCCGAGGAGGCCGGGGTCTCCTCCCGCACGATCTACAACCACTTCCCGGAGGGAAAGGCGCAGCTCTTCCGGGTCGTCGTCGTGGAGGGGTCGGAGGAGGTCGTACGGGCCCTCCATGACGCCGTCGACCGGCGGCTCCACAAGGTCACGGACCTGGAGGCCGACCTCGTGGCGTTCGCGCACGCCTGGACGTCGCCGATGCACCTGTATCCCGACCACTTCGCCGTCGTACGGCAGCTGCGGGCCGAGGTCGGCCACATCCCCCAGGAGTTCCTGGACGCGTGGCGTGCCTCCGGCCCCGACCGCGCCCTGGAGGAGGTGGCGGTCCGCTTCCGTGAGCTGTCCGAGGAAGGGCTCCTCGACGCCCCCGACCCGCGGCGGGCCGCCACGCACTTCCTCCAGCTGGCCGTCGGTGAGCTCAGTGACCGCACCTATCAGGGGGCCGTACCCGTCACGGACGAGGAGCGCGACGAGCTGATCGCGTCCGGGGTCCGGGCGTTCCTGCGGGGTTATGAACGGCGCTGA
- a CDS encoding GNAT family N-acetyltransferase, with the protein MYAISLGDDGAELRPLEPWHAQEFLAHLDRGREFVQQYIPFGSRATDTESARELLQAYADKKAADTGSLHGVWLDGKLVGGVLFRVFDAENNTCEVGCWLEPAAAGRGLITRAVGVLIDWAVDERGIHRVEWHAASGNEPSLNVARRLGMSRDGVLRESYPYRGVRQDTEVWSVLAGEWRAARARGK; encoded by the coding sequence ATGTACGCGATATCCCTGGGTGACGACGGCGCCGAACTCAGGCCCCTGGAGCCGTGGCACGCGCAGGAGTTCCTCGCCCATCTGGACCGCGGCCGCGAGTTCGTCCAGCAGTACATCCCCTTCGGGTCACGCGCCACGGACACCGAGTCCGCCCGGGAGCTGCTCCAGGCGTACGCCGACAAGAAGGCCGCCGACACGGGCAGCCTGCACGGGGTGTGGCTGGACGGGAAGCTCGTCGGCGGAGTGCTCTTCCGGGTCTTCGACGCCGAGAACAACACCTGTGAGGTCGGCTGCTGGCTGGAGCCCGCTGCGGCCGGCCGCGGGCTGATCACGCGCGCGGTGGGCGTCCTCATCGACTGGGCGGTCGACGAACGCGGCATCCACCGGGTGGAGTGGCACGCCGCCTCCGGGAACGAGCCCAGCCTGAACGTGGCGCGACGGCTCGGCATGAGCCGTGACGGCGTCCTCAGGGAGAGCTACCCGTACCGGGGCGTACGGCAGGACACCGAGGTGTGGTCGGTGCTGGCGGGGGAGTGGCGGGCCGCACGCGCGCGGGGGAAGTGA
- a CDS encoding aldo/keto reductase gives MERRTIGAAALEVGAVGLGCMPMSWAYSGSRQRGDESLRTVHTALDRGVTLLDTADMYGPFKNELLVGRALKDRRSEAFVSTKVGLLVGEQHIVANGRPGYVKRACDASLRRLQTDVIDLYQLHREDPEVPVEETWGAMAELVTAGKVRALGLCAMGARPGRGPGARLHDETIRRLERVQQVFPVSAVEAELSVWSQQALESLLPWCEARGVGFLAAMPLGSGFLTGTLTPGEGFERDDLRARHPRFTAEMMAANQSIVVGLRRVAARHSAAAEEARVTPAQVALAWVLSRGRHVVPVPGTKRACWAAENAGAAGLRLTAEDLAEVAGLPPALGSWD, from the coding sequence GTGGAGCGCAGGACGATCGGGGCAGCGGCGCTCGAGGTGGGGGCTGTCGGCCTCGGGTGCATGCCGATGAGCTGGGCGTACTCGGGTTCGCGGCAGCGGGGTGACGAGTCGCTGCGGACCGTGCACACGGCCCTCGACCGGGGTGTGACCCTCCTGGACACTGCCGACATGTACGGCCCCTTCAAGAACGAGCTGCTGGTCGGGCGCGCACTGAAGGACCGGCGTTCGGAGGCCTTCGTGTCGACCAAGGTCGGTCTGCTGGTCGGCGAGCAGCACATCGTGGCCAACGGCCGTCCCGGCTACGTGAAGCGGGCGTGCGACGCCTCGCTGCGCCGCCTGCAGACGGACGTCATAGACCTCTACCAGCTGCACCGCGAGGATCCGGAGGTGCCGGTCGAGGAGACGTGGGGCGCGATGGCGGAGCTCGTGACGGCCGGGAAGGTGCGGGCGCTCGGGCTGTGCGCGATGGGCGCGCGCCCCGGCCGCGGACCGGGGGCACGGCTGCACGACGAAACGATCCGCCGGCTGGAGCGGGTGCAGCAGGTCTTCCCGGTGAGCGCGGTGGAGGCCGAACTGTCGGTGTGGTCGCAGCAGGCCTTGGAGAGCCTGCTGCCGTGGTGCGAGGCCCGCGGTGTCGGTTTCCTCGCGGCGATGCCGCTCGGCAGCGGCTTCCTGACCGGGACGCTCACCCCCGGTGAGGGGTTCGAGCGCGACGACCTACGGGCCCGGCATCCCCGTTTCACCGCCGAGATGATGGCCGCCAACCAGTCCATCGTCGTCGGCCTGCGACGGGTGGCCGCCCGTCACTCGGCCGCGGCGGAGGAAGCCCGCGTCACCCCCGCTCAGGTGGCGCTCGCGTGGGTGCTGTCGCGCGGGCGGCACGTGGTTCCGGTGCCCGGGACGAAGCGGGCGTGCTGGGCCGCGGAGAACGCGGGGGCGGCCGGGCTGCGCCTGACGGCGGAGGACCTCGCCGAGGTGGCGGGGTTGCCGCCGGCGCTGGGATCCTGGGACTGA
- a CDS encoding helix-turn-helix transcriptional regulator: MLGAVETRSVSPVFVGRADELDVLNDAFARAATGEPQALLLGGEAGVGKTRLIEEFAVRACREGAVVAVGGCVEIGADGLPFAPFSTALRALRRQLPDELAAAAAGQEDELARLLPELGETSRGRHDEDGMARLFELTVRLLERVAADRPVVVLLEDLHWADASTRHLLAYLFRTLRSGRLLVVATYRADDIHRRHPLRPLLAELDRLRTVRRIELGRFSRTEVGCQIAGIIASEPDPAQVDEIFARSDGNAFFVEELAVAAHEGCCAGLTDSLRDLLLVRVESLPESSQRVARIVAEGGSTVEYRLLAAVARLSEDDLIEALRAAVGANILLATADGGGYRFRHSLVREAVGDDLLPGERSRLNRRYAEVLEADPALVPADERAARLASHWYHAHDAAKALPAVLEASVEARRRHAYSEQLRLLERAMELWDTAPEDVRAELRPVDYAEVYPPCGCDPQTTPLRYLDLMAEAAVAGRFSGERERALKITKRALHLLEDEGDPLRAAWFWIQRSRLMEARSRGDGWKELSTAQDLVRGLPPSAVHADVLANVANWSMQHRPGPEALLAAERAVEYARMVGARDIELHARLTLGGLLVESGDIEAGLAEVHEVKKQASEAGAAYVVGRVHINLPSHLEGLGRSQEAVRILREGVELARSFGLVYSEAWVWGNLSESLFSLGRWDEAGEAGVNSERIGQSEKPRGFNATVHSRLALARGDLAEAGRQLAAARGHFGTHDVVPQHLLPLTALAIGVAAGEGRLLDARAELNEALGIGFPPGTHRYGWPLLLASATAEADARGRPGADEGRADVLERLRGAAKGLATNVPVWQGYERWVRAELLRAEGRDTPDEWAEVLDAFEPLERPYDLACVRYRLAESLLVAGGGEEERDRSRELLRLARAAADHLGARPLAEAVSLLAQRARLTLSRTPERTSTAPADPAEALGLTSRERDVLRLVAAGHSNRRIAEELFISPKTASVHVSNILAKLNVSGRGEAAALAHRLRLFPPETVDARTTG, from the coding sequence ATGCTCGGCGCTGTGGAGACCAGGTCCGTCAGTCCTGTCTTCGTCGGCCGGGCCGACGAACTGGACGTACTGAACGACGCGTTCGCCCGAGCAGCCACGGGCGAGCCGCAGGCACTGCTGCTCGGCGGTGAGGCCGGCGTCGGCAAGACCCGCCTCATCGAGGAGTTCGCGGTGAGGGCCTGCCGCGAGGGCGCCGTCGTGGCGGTCGGCGGCTGTGTCGAGATCGGCGCCGACGGCCTGCCTTTCGCCCCGTTCTCCACCGCCCTGCGGGCCCTGCGCCGCCAGCTGCCCGACGAACTGGCCGCCGCGGCCGCCGGACAGGAGGACGAGCTGGCCCGGCTGCTGCCCGAACTGGGCGAGACCTCCCGCGGACGGCACGACGAGGACGGCATGGCCCGCCTCTTCGAACTCACCGTCCGCCTCCTGGAGCGCGTCGCCGCCGACCGCCCGGTCGTCGTCCTCCTGGAGGACCTGCACTGGGCCGACGCCTCGACCCGCCACCTCCTCGCCTACCTCTTCCGGACGCTGCGCAGCGGCCGCCTCCTCGTCGTCGCCACCTATCGCGCCGACGACATCCACCGCCGCCACCCGCTGCGGCCGCTCCTCGCCGAACTCGACCGGCTGCGCACCGTCCGCCGCATCGAGCTCGGCCGCTTCAGCCGCACCGAAGTCGGCTGCCAGATCGCCGGAATCATCGCCTCCGAACCCGATCCGGCCCAGGTCGACGAGATCTTCGCGCGCTCCGACGGCAACGCCTTCTTCGTCGAGGAACTGGCCGTGGCCGCCCACGAAGGCTGCTGCGCCGGCCTCACCGACTCCCTGCGCGACCTGCTCCTCGTCCGCGTCGAGAGCCTGCCCGAGAGCTCCCAGCGGGTCGCCAGGATCGTCGCCGAGGGCGGCTCCACCGTGGAGTACCGGCTGCTCGCCGCCGTCGCCCGGCTCTCCGAGGACGACCTCATCGAGGCGCTGCGGGCCGCCGTCGGCGCCAACATCCTGCTCGCCACGGCCGACGGGGGCGGCTACCGCTTCCGCCACTCCCTGGTGCGCGAGGCCGTCGGTGACGACCTGCTGCCCGGCGAGCGCTCCCGCCTCAACCGCCGGTACGCGGAGGTCCTGGAGGCCGACCCCGCGCTCGTCCCGGCCGACGAGCGAGCCGCCCGGCTGGCCAGCCACTGGTACCACGCGCACGACGCCGCCAAGGCTCTGCCCGCCGTCCTCGAAGCCTCCGTTGAGGCCCGCCGCCGGCACGCCTACTCGGAGCAACTGCGGCTCCTGGAGCGGGCGATGGAGCTGTGGGACACGGCCCCCGAGGACGTACGCGCCGAGCTGCGGCCCGTCGACTACGCCGAGGTCTACCCCCCGTGCGGCTGCGACCCGCAGACCACCCCGCTGCGGTACCTCGACCTGATGGCCGAGGCCGCCGTGGCGGGCCGGTTCAGCGGGGAGCGCGAGCGCGCCCTGAAGATCACGAAGCGGGCCCTGCACCTCCTGGAGGACGAGGGCGACCCGCTGCGCGCCGCCTGGTTCTGGATCCAGCGCTCCCGGCTGATGGAGGCACGCTCCCGGGGCGACGGCTGGAAGGAGCTGTCCACCGCCCAGGACCTGGTCCGCGGACTGCCGCCGTCCGCGGTGCACGCCGACGTCCTCGCCAACGTCGCCAACTGGTCCATGCAGCACCGCCCCGGCCCGGAAGCACTCCTGGCCGCCGAGCGCGCCGTGGAGTACGCCCGCATGGTGGGCGCCCGTGACATCGAGCTGCACGCACGGCTCACCCTGGGTGGGCTCCTCGTCGAGTCGGGGGACATCGAGGCGGGGCTCGCCGAGGTGCACGAGGTCAAGAAGCAGGCCTCGGAGGCCGGTGCCGCCTACGTGGTGGGCCGCGTCCACATCAACCTGCCGTCCCACCTGGAGGGCCTCGGCCGCTCCCAGGAAGCCGTCCGCATCCTCCGGGAGGGGGTCGAACTCGCCCGGAGCTTCGGCCTGGTGTACTCCGAGGCCTGGGTCTGGGGAAACCTCAGCGAGTCCCTCTTCTCCCTGGGCCGCTGGGACGAGGCGGGTGAGGCCGGGGTCAACTCGGAGCGCATCGGCCAGAGCGAGAAGCCCCGCGGCTTCAACGCCACCGTCCACTCCCGGCTCGCCCTCGCGCGGGGCGACCTGGCCGAGGCGGGCCGCCAACTGGCAGCCGCCCGGGGCCACTTCGGCACCCATGACGTCGTGCCCCAGCATCTGCTTCCGCTGACCGCCCTCGCGATCGGCGTCGCCGCCGGGGAGGGCCGCCTCCTCGATGCCCGTGCGGAACTGAACGAGGCTCTGGGCATCGGCTTCCCGCCGGGCACCCACCGCTACGGCTGGCCCCTGCTCCTCGCCTCCGCGACCGCGGAGGCCGACGCCCGCGGGCGCCCCGGCGCCGACGAGGGCCGCGCCGACGTCCTCGAACGCCTGAGAGGCGCCGCCAAGGGCCTCGCCACGAACGTACCCGTCTGGCAGGGGTACGAGCGCTGGGTGCGGGCCGAGCTGCTGCGCGCCGAGGGCCGGGACACCCCGGACGAGTGGGCCGAGGTGCTCGACGCCTTCGAGCCCCTCGAACGCCCCTACGACCTCGCCTGCGTCCGGTACCGCCTGGCCGAGTCCCTGCTGGTCGCCGGAGGCGGCGAGGAGGAGCGGGACCGCTCCAGGGAACTGCTGAGGCTGGCCCGGGCCGCGGCCGACCACCTCGGCGCGCGCCCGCTCGCGGAGGCCGTCTCCCTGCTCGCGCAACGCGCCCGCCTCACCCTCTCCCGCACCCCCGAGCGGACCTCCACCGCTCCCGCCGACCCGGCCGAGGCGCTCGGCCTCACCAGCCGGGAGCGGGACGTCCTGCGCCTGGTGGCCGCCGGCCACAGCAACCGCCGGATCGCCGAGGAACTCTTCATCTCCCCGAAGACGGCCAGCGTCCACGTCTCCAACATCCTCGCCAAGCTGAACGTCTCGGGCCGCGGCGAGGCCGCTGCGCTGGCGCACCGGCTGCGGCTGTTCCCACCGGAGACGGTGGACGCCCGGACGACAGGGTGA
- a CDS encoding MMPL family transporter, with protein MAALARWCVQHRLVAVLLWLLAFGGTTAAASVTGAAYSNDYQVPGTESGSAARLLQDNFPGLGGDSDTVVWHSGPGTVRAADVEQTMTRTLDKIAALPGVAAVVSPYGDQGAGRISGDGRTAYATVTFADPAEDIDQGEAGAVVDTAKAAEADGLRVELGGQAVALTESSGGHIAEIVGVAVAAVVLFLAFGSLAASLLPIATALVSVGTAYAGIVLLGHAMTVADFAPMLGMLIGLGVGIDYALFIVTRHRRGLKRGLPVEEAARNAVATTGRAVVFAGATVCIALLGMLILRLSFLNGVAIAASLTVVLTVAASVTLLPALLSLIGMRALSRRERRRLDEHGPQPEIPTGLAARWSAFVERHPKLLGGVALAVMALLALPTFSLHLGTSDQGNNPETATTRQAYDLLADGFGPGLNGPLTLVTPVSGGQDRLALDNLDATLRSTEGVRAATPVTYDNDGDTAYLTVVPESSPQSQRTSELVDRLRTEVLPRAETGTTLDLRVGGMTAGYDDFADVIVGKLPLFVGVVIGLGCILLLLAFRSIGIPLKAAAMNVAAVAAAFGVVVAIFQWGWGSELLGLGRAGPIEPFLPVIMVSVLFGLSMDYQVFLVSRMYEEWLETGDNRRAVRVGLAETSRVINSAAVIMISVFLAFVLSGDRVIAMFGIALAAAVALDAFVLRTLLVPALMHMLGGANWWLPGWLDRRLPRLSIEPPEIRTADAGPRARIPGARGDALADVLVKERQQDVRDIPG; from the coding sequence GTGGCAGCCCTCGCACGTTGGTGTGTGCAGCACCGCCTCGTCGCCGTACTGCTCTGGCTCCTCGCCTTCGGAGGGACCACCGCCGCCGCCTCCGTGACCGGCGCCGCGTACTCGAACGACTACCAGGTGCCGGGCACCGAGTCGGGCAGTGCCGCCCGGCTCCTCCAGGACAACTTCCCCGGCCTCGGTGGCGACAGCGACACCGTCGTCTGGCACTCCGGCCCCGGCACGGTCCGCGCCGCCGACGTCGAGCAGACCATGACCCGCACCCTCGACAAGATCGCCGCCCTGCCCGGGGTGGCCGCGGTCGTCAGCCCCTACGGGGACCAGGGAGCCGGCCGGATCAGCGGCGACGGACGCACCGCCTACGCCACGGTCACCTTCGCCGACCCGGCCGAGGACATCGACCAGGGCGAGGCCGGCGCGGTCGTCGACACCGCGAAGGCCGCCGAGGCCGACGGACTGCGCGTCGAGCTGGGCGGCCAGGCGGTCGCCCTCACCGAGTCCTCCGGCGGGCACATCGCCGAGATCGTCGGCGTGGCCGTCGCCGCCGTGGTCCTCTTCCTCGCCTTCGGCTCCCTCGCCGCCTCGCTGCTGCCCATCGCCACCGCCCTGGTGAGCGTCGGCACCGCGTACGCGGGGATCGTGCTGCTCGGCCACGCGATGACCGTCGCCGACTTCGCGCCGATGCTCGGCATGCTGATCGGCCTCGGTGTCGGCATCGACTACGCGCTGTTCATCGTGACCAGGCACCGCCGCGGCCTGAAACGCGGTCTCCCGGTCGAGGAGGCCGCACGGAACGCGGTCGCCACCACCGGCCGCGCGGTCGTCTTCGCGGGCGCCACCGTCTGTATCGCCCTGCTCGGCATGCTCATACTGCGGCTCAGCTTCCTCAACGGCGTCGCGATCGCCGCCTCCCTCACCGTGGTCCTCACCGTCGCGGCCTCCGTGACCCTGCTGCCCGCGCTGCTCTCCCTCATCGGCATGCGCGCCCTGAGCCGCCGCGAACGCCGCCGGCTGGACGAGCACGGGCCCCAGCCGGAGATCCCCACCGGGCTCGCCGCCCGCTGGTCCGCCTTCGTCGAGCGGCACCCCAAACTCCTCGGCGGCGTCGCCCTCGCCGTCATGGCACTGCTCGCCCTGCCGACGTTCTCACTGCACCTGGGCACCTCCGACCAGGGCAACAACCCGGAGACGGCCACCACGCGGCAGGCGTACGACCTGCTCGCGGACGGCTTCGGACCGGGCCTCAACGGGCCGCTGACCCTTGTCACGCCCGTCTCCGGCGGCCAGGACCGGCTCGCCCTGGACAACCTCGACGCCACGCTCCGGAGCACCGAGGGCGTCCGCGCCGCGACCCCGGTGACGTACGACAACGACGGAGACACCGCCTATCTCACCGTCGTACCGGAGTCCTCGCCGCAGTCCCAGCGGACCAGCGAACTCGTCGACCGGCTGCGCACCGAGGTGCTGCCGCGGGCCGAGACCGGGACCACGCTCGACCTGCGGGTCGGCGGCATGACCGCCGGATACGACGACTTCGCCGACGTCATCGTCGGCAAACTGCCCCTCTTCGTGGGCGTGGTGATCGGCCTCGGCTGCATCCTGCTGCTGCTCGCCTTCCGGTCCATCGGCATCCCTCTGAAGGCCGCCGCGATGAACGTCGCGGCCGTCGCCGCCGCCTTCGGAGTCGTCGTCGCGATCTTCCAGTGGGGCTGGGGCAGCGAACTGCTGGGCCTCGGCCGGGCGGGCCCCATCGAGCCCTTCCTGCCCGTGATCATGGTCTCCGTGCTCTTCGGGCTCTCCATGGACTACCAGGTGTTCCTGGTCAGCAGGATGTACGAGGAGTGGCTGGAGACCGGCGACAACCGCAGGGCCGTCCGCGTGGGCCTCGCGGAGACCAGCAGGGTGATCAACTCCGCCGCCGTCATCATGATCTCGGTCTTCCTGGCCTTCGTGCTCAGCGGCGACCGCGTCATCGCGATGTTCGGCATAGCGCTCGCCGCCGCCGTCGCCCTCGACGCGTTCGTGCTGCGTACGCTCCTGGTGCCCGCCCTCATGCACATGCTGGGCGGCGCCAACTGGTGGCTGCCCGGCTGGCTCGACCGGCGCCTGCCGCGCCTGAGCATCGAGCCGCCGGAAATCCGTACCGCCGACGCCGGCCCGCGTGCGAGGATCCCGGGGGCGCGTGGCGACGCGCTCGCGGACGTACTCGTGAAGGAGCGACAACAGGATGTACGCGATATCCCTGGGTGA
- a CDS encoding DUF6191 domain-containing protein, translating into MINELFAPGRKHTDEERKRLELTRVDLNDGDPGRGPIDLTSGKVIVRLPGQPAGGAPDGHDRQGDPDGQDGQDGQDGQDGHGDQDGPGDHDGRDG; encoded by the coding sequence ATGATCAACGAGCTCTTCGCACCGGGCCGCAAGCACACCGACGAGGAGCGCAAGCGGCTGGAGCTGACGCGCGTCGACCTGAACGACGGTGACCCGGGCAGGGGACCGATAGACCTGACCTCAGGCAAGGTGATCGTGCGCCTGCCGGGACAGCCCGCGGGCGGCGCCCCGGACGGGCATGACCGTCAGGGTGATCCGGACGGCCAGGACGGCCAGGACGGCCAGGACGGCCAGGACGGTCACGGCGACCAGGACGGCCCGGGCGACCACGACGGTCGTGACGGTTAG
- a CDS encoding DHA2 family efflux MFS transporter permease subunit — protein sequence MSATLPTRTGGSGEKGAPPLPAIPRDVLALAGVVVLGSFMTVLDLTIVNVALDRLSRAFDAPLSVVQWTVTGYSLALATVIPVTAWAVGRHGAKRVFLTAVALFTLGSALTGLAWDAGSLIAFRVVQGLGGGMIVPVAMTVVLRAAPPERKGTMMGILGIPVLVGPMTGPVLGGFLTDSLSWRWIFFVNVPVGALTLLLGARVLRGDDERTRRPLDLAGLLTLSPGLAALLYGLTLGGERGGLDSVGVVVPLVAGAALVTAFAVRSLRVDHPLLDLRLLRGAPVGRAVATMMPFSAAYFGSMILVPLYWQQERGLSATEAGLLMAPQFLFSGTVMQISSRVSDRVATRAIVVPGVLVAVTGFLAFAVQAGPDTPYWRLVASLAVMGTGVGMTSMPVMASATRGLADAEVAAGSTALGIVLQMAASVGTALAALLLTATDGFRTTLLCGAALMLSALPMAARLPRHRP from the coding sequence ATGAGCGCCACCCTGCCGACGCGGACCGGGGGCAGCGGGGAGAAGGGCGCTCCGCCCCTGCCCGCCATCCCCCGGGACGTCCTGGCCCTCGCGGGCGTCGTGGTCCTCGGGTCCTTCATGACGGTGCTCGATCTGACCATCGTCAACGTGGCCCTGGACCGCCTGTCGCGCGCCTTCGACGCACCCCTGTCCGTCGTCCAGTGGACGGTGACCGGCTACTCACTGGCGCTCGCCACCGTCATCCCCGTCACCGCGTGGGCGGTGGGCCGTCACGGCGCCAAGCGGGTCTTCCTCACCGCCGTCGCGCTCTTCACGCTCGGCTCGGCGCTCACCGGCCTCGCCTGGGACGCCGGCTCACTGATCGCGTTCCGGGTGGTGCAGGGGCTCGGCGGCGGCATGATCGTGCCCGTCGCGATGACGGTGGTCCTGCGCGCCGCCCCGCCCGAGCGCAAGGGCACGATGATGGGCATCCTCGGGATTCCCGTCCTCGTCGGTCCGATGACGGGTCCGGTCCTGGGCGGCTTCCTCACCGACTCGCTGTCCTGGCGCTGGATCTTCTTCGTCAACGTCCCCGTCGGCGCCCTCACCCTGCTGCTCGGGGCACGCGTGCTGCGCGGCGACGACGAGCGGACCCGCCGCCCGCTGGACCTGGCCGGACTGCTGACGCTCTCCCCCGGCCTCGCGGCCCTGCTGTACGGGCTGACGCTGGGCGGCGAGCGCGGCGGCCTGGACTCGGTGGGGGTCGTCGTCCCGCTCGTCGCCGGTGCGGCACTGGTGACGGCCTTCGCCGTACGGTCCCTCCGGGTGGACCACCCCCTGCTCGATCTGCGACTGCTGCGCGGGGCGCCGGTCGGCCGGGCGGTGGCGACGATGATGCCGTTCTCGGCCGCGTACTTCGGCTCGATGATCCTCGTACCGCTGTACTGGCAGCAGGAGCGCGGCCTGTCCGCCACGGAGGCCGGGCTGCTGATGGCTCCTCAGTTCCTCTTCAGCGGCACGGTGATGCAGATCTCCAGCCGGGTCTCGGACCGGGTCGCGACGCGCGCGATCGTCGTACCCGGTGTCCTGGTCGCCGTCACGGGCTTCCTCGCCTTCGCCGTACAGGCCGGTCCGGACACGCCGTACTGGCGCCTGGTCGCCTCCCTCGCCGTCATGGGCACCGGCGTCGGCATGACCAGCATGCCGGTGATGGCCTCCGCCACGCGCGGCCTCGCGGACGCCGAGGTCGCCGCCGGCAGCACGGCGCTCGGCATCGTCCTCCAGATGGCCGCGTCGGTCGGCACGGCCCTGGCGGCCCTGCTCCTGACGGCGACGGACGGCTTCCGTACGACGCTCCTGTGCGGGGCGGCCCTGATGCTGTCGGCCCTGCCGATGGCGGCACGCCTGCCGAGGCATCGCCCGTGA